The following are encoded together in the Pseudoxanthomonas sp. YR558 genome:
- the ssb gene encoding single-stranded DNA-binding protein, with protein MARGINKVILVGNLGNDPETRYTQGGMAITRISLATTSVRKDKDGNQQERTEWHRVVFFGKLGEIAGEYLRKGSSVYVEGSLRYDKYTGQDGQEKYSTDIIADEMQMLGGREGGGGGGGDRPARAPRQDYGNQGGGQSQRRQAPAAQQAPPMDDFADDDIPF; from the coding sequence ATGGCCCGCGGCATCAATAAAGTCATCCTGGTCGGCAACCTCGGCAACGACCCCGAAACCCGCTACACCCAGGGCGGCATGGCGATCACCCGCATCAGCCTGGCGACCACCAGCGTGCGCAAGGACAAGGACGGCAACCAGCAGGAGCGCACCGAATGGCACCGCGTGGTGTTCTTCGGCAAGCTCGGCGAGATCGCCGGCGAATACCTGCGCAAGGGCAGCTCGGTGTACGTCGAGGGCTCGCTCCGCTACGACAAGTACACCGGCCAGGACGGTCAGGAAAAGTACTCCACCGACATCATCGCCGACGAGATGCAGATGCTGGGCGGCCGTGAGGGCGGTGGCGGTGGCGGCGGTGACCGCCCGGCCCGCGCACCGCGCCAGGACTACGGAAACCAGGGCGGTGGCCAGTCGCAGCGTCGCCAGGCGCCGGCCGCACAACAGGCACCGCCGATGGACGATTTCGCGGACGACGACATTCCGTTCTGA
- a CDS encoding oligopeptide:H+ symporter, which produces MPPLAPAATGRDDFLGHPKGVYVCFFTEMWERFSFYGMKALLLLYLTKYHLFADGAGYDLIGAYGGLVYCVPVIGGVLADRWLGMRKAVVFGGLLLVAGHAGMALEGSAATMDAGVVTRDEGALRTMYVSLALIVMGVGFLKPNITGIVGRLYPAGDPRRDGGFSLFYAGINLGALLASLVCGYLGETLGWKYGFGAAGIGMLLGLAMFLWGQRYLQGHAEPPSPAALRAPMLGIPREWLIYAGAALGVLPVAWLMWAAANGAFALGGEFSLALALMLLVLATVLAWFLWFITTQCTPVQRRQMLALMALIFMCLVFFTLYEQTYGSWVMFTDRMLTKDLFPSLVQPASVVVWSDSVTANIALFLGSAPWSTWALVAMPLSFVIASRWSERSTRTGPPRALFLGTAALMVVLVLRDSLVLPQTAGSLTYLGAMFLVVLAPVFAWLWATLGRRGLDPSKPVKGALGLLFGGLSFIPLALAAQQVGDTGVIASVWWLVLAYLLLEIGEMCLAPVSLAAVTELSVPRVVSSMMGMWLLATAFSETLAAQFGKLAAMDIPDDGTLDIAHAATGFADLFWLMMWIGLGCAAIALLASPWLRRAMRTTD; this is translated from the coding sequence TTGCCCCCCCTCGCCCCCGCGGCTACCGGCCGCGACGACTTCCTGGGTCATCCCAAGGGGGTCTACGTCTGCTTCTTCACCGAGATGTGGGAGCGCTTCTCCTTCTACGGGATGAAGGCGCTGTTGCTGCTGTACCTGACCAAGTACCACCTGTTCGCGGACGGCGCGGGCTACGACCTCATCGGGGCCTACGGCGGACTGGTCTACTGCGTGCCGGTGATCGGCGGCGTGCTGGCCGACCGCTGGCTGGGCATGCGCAAGGCGGTGGTCTTCGGCGGGTTGCTGCTGGTGGCCGGCCATGCGGGCATGGCGCTGGAAGGCTCGGCGGCGACCATGGACGCTGGCGTGGTCACGCGCGATGAAGGCGCGCTGCGCACGATGTACGTGTCGCTCGCGCTGATCGTGATGGGCGTGGGTTTCCTGAAGCCCAACATCACCGGCATCGTCGGCCGCCTGTATCCGGCGGGCGATCCGCGCCGTGATGGCGGCTTCAGCCTTTTTTACGCCGGCATCAATCTCGGCGCCCTGCTCGCCTCGCTGGTGTGCGGCTATCTCGGCGAGACGCTGGGCTGGAAGTACGGTTTCGGCGCCGCCGGCATCGGCATGCTGCTGGGCCTGGCGATGTTCCTCTGGGGCCAGCGCTACCTGCAGGGCCACGCCGAACCGCCTTCGCCCGCGGCGCTCCGCGCACCGATGTTGGGTATCCCTCGGGAATGGCTGATCTACGCCGGCGCCGCACTGGGTGTGCTGCCCGTGGCGTGGCTGATGTGGGCGGCGGCCAACGGCGCGTTCGCGCTGGGCGGCGAATTCTCGCTCGCACTCGCGCTGATGCTGCTGGTGCTGGCCACGGTGCTGGCGTGGTTCCTCTGGTTCATCACCACGCAGTGCACACCGGTGCAGCGTCGCCAGATGCTGGCGCTAATGGCGCTGATCTTCATGTGCCTGGTGTTCTTCACCCTGTACGAGCAGACGTACGGCTCGTGGGTGATGTTCACCGACCGGATGCTGACGAAAGACCTGTTCCCGTCGCTGGTACAGCCGGCATCGGTAGTGGTCTGGTCGGATAGCGTTACCGCGAACATCGCGCTTTTCCTCGGCAGCGCGCCGTGGTCCACCTGGGCGCTGGTGGCGATGCCGCTGTCGTTCGTGATCGCGTCGCGCTGGTCGGAGCGGAGCACGCGCACGGGGCCGCCGCGCGCCTTGTTCCTCGGCACGGCCGCGCTGATGGTGGTGCTGGTACTGCGTGATTCGTTGGTGCTGCCGCAGACCGCCGGCTCGCTGACCTACCTGGGCGCGATGTTCCTGGTGGTGCTGGCGCCCGTGTTCGCGTGGCTGTGGGCCACGCTGGGCCGGCGCGGCCTCGATCCGTCCAAGCCGGTGAAAGGCGCGCTTGGTCTCTTGTTCGGGGGTCTGTCCTTCATCCCGCTGGCGCTCGCGGCGCAACAGGTAGGCGATACCGGTGTGATCGCGAGCGTGTGGTGGCTGGTGCTGGCCTACCTGCTGCTCGAGATCGGCGAAATGTGCCTGGCCCCCGTCAGCCTGGCCGCCGTCACCGAACTGTCGGTGCCGCGGGTGGTGAGCTCGATGATGGGCATGTGGCTGCTGGCGACCGCATTCTCGGAAACGCTTGCCGCGCAGTTCGGCAAACTTGCAGCGATGGATATTCCAGACGACGGCACGCTCGATATCGCGCACGCGGCCACCGGCTTCGCCGACCTGTTCTGGCTGATGATGTGGATCGGCCTGGGATGCGCCGCGATCGCCCTGCTGGCTTCACCGTGGTTGCGGCGGGCGATGCGCACGACGGACTGA
- the rfbB gene encoding dTDP-glucose 4,6-dehydratase has protein sequence MPTWLVTGGAGFIGGNFVLRAVARGVKVVNLDLLTYAGNVDTLASIKDDPSHVFVEGDIGDRALVARLLAEHRPDAVVNFAAESHVDRSIDGPAAFVQTNVVGTLGLLECVRDHVKDLEHGARDRFRFLHVSTDEVYGSLGETGAFTEVTAYAPNSPYSASKAASDHLVRAFHHTFGLPVLTTHCSNNYGPYQFPEKLIPLIIARALAEEPLPVYGDGRNVRDWLFVGDHCEAIFTVLEKGRVGETYNIGGNAEMQNLDVVHAICALLDARVPRTDGKPRSSQIIFVTDRPGHDRRYAIDASKLRDELGWEPEYTFGEGIVETVDWYLANQAWTTRVLDGSYRLERIGKAF, from the coding sequence GTGCCGACATGGCTTGTTACCGGCGGAGCCGGATTCATCGGGGGTAACTTCGTCCTGCGTGCGGTCGCGCGCGGAGTGAAGGTGGTCAACCTGGATCTTCTTACCTATGCCGGCAACGTGGACACGCTGGCGTCGATCAAGGACGACCCGTCGCACGTGTTCGTGGAGGGCGACATCGGTGACCGCGCGCTCGTCGCGCGACTCTTGGCCGAGCACCGGCCGGATGCTGTGGTCAATTTTGCTGCGGAGAGCCATGTCGATCGTTCCATTGACGGACCGGCCGCGTTCGTCCAGACGAATGTGGTGGGTACGCTCGGATTGCTTGAATGCGTCCGCGATCACGTGAAGGACCTCGAACACGGCGCGCGCGATCGGTTCCGCTTCCTGCACGTGTCGACGGACGAGGTTTACGGCTCGCTGGGCGAGACCGGTGCGTTCACGGAGGTCACGGCCTACGCGCCCAACTCGCCGTACTCCGCATCGAAGGCGGCATCGGATCATCTGGTGCGCGCCTTCCATCACACGTTCGGCCTGCCGGTCCTGACGACTCACTGCTCGAACAACTATGGCCCGTACCAGTTTCCCGAAAAGCTGATCCCGCTGATCATCGCGCGTGCGCTCGCCGAAGAGCCGCTGCCGGTGTACGGAGATGGCCGGAATGTCCGCGACTGGCTTTTCGTCGGCGACCATTGTGAGGCCATTTTTACCGTCCTGGAGAAGGGGCGCGTGGGGGAGACGTACAATATCGGTGGCAACGCCGAAATGCAGAACCTCGACGTAGTCCACGCCATCTGCGCACTGCTCGATGCACGGGTGCCGCGCACCGACGGGAAACCGCGGAGCAGCCAGATCATCTTCGTGACGGATCGCCCGGGCCATGACCGCCGCTATGCGATCGATGCGTCCAAGCTGCGCGACGAATTGGGCTGGGAGCCCGAATACACCTTCGGGGAAGGTATCGTGGAAACGGTGGATTGGTACTTGGCCAATCAAGCCTGGACGACGCGCGTGCTGGATGGCAGCTACCGCCTCGAACGTATCGGCAAGGCGTTTTGA
- a CDS encoding S9 family peptidase, giving the protein MKLKSALLPFCLLVALPSLAAARGLDVRDLQKLDRVASPVLSPDGSTVLFAKRVVDADVTKGSSSLWFRNLLTRDMGPPKRLTPEGWNVNSPAFSPDGKTVYFLSGKSGIQQLYALPLAGGTPRQLTAFALDIASYKLSPDGTRVLFSADTFADCKADFACTQKKLDATAAKKSTGVVYDGLFVRHWDTWADGRRSRLFVAALPGAKAKAVSTATSLTDRLDGDAPSKPFGGADEYTWSPDGASVVASVRVADKGEAWSTNFDLYKIAADGGSAPVNLTAANPAWDTGPVFSADGKTLFYRAMKRPGFEADRYGLMSMDLDNGKVREIAPNWDRSADSIVLSEDGQRIYTTAQDIGEHPLFSVDIQSGQARKIVGDGSVSAFDMVGKTLVLSRNTLKSGDVIYATSDDVGTTLRAITPSADEVLKDVSFGDFEQFNFKGWNNETVHGYVVKPHDYVEGKKYPVAFLIHGGPQGSFGNGWSYRWNPQTYAGQGYAVVMIDFHGSTGYGQAFTDAISQHWGDRPLEDLQKGWAAAQKQYAFLDGKNACALGASYGGYMINWIAGNWNEPWKCLVNHDGVFDIRSMAYVTEELWFTEWENGGTPYDVPKNIEKFNPVNHIAKWRVPMLVVQGEKDYRVPVDQGLSTFTALQRKGIESKLLYFPDENHWVLKPQNSILWHDTVNAWLKQHIGR; this is encoded by the coding sequence ATGAAGCTCAAATCCGCCCTGTTGCCCTTCTGCCTGCTGGTGGCGCTGCCGTCGCTGGCCGCTGCGCGCGGCCTCGACGTGCGCGACCTGCAGAAGCTGGATCGCGTTGCCTCGCCCGTGTTGTCGCCGGACGGCAGCACCGTGCTGTTCGCCAAGCGCGTGGTCGATGCCGACGTGACCAAGGGCAGCAGCAGCCTGTGGTTCCGCAACCTGCTGACGCGCGACATGGGCCCGCCCAAGCGCCTGACGCCCGAAGGCTGGAACGTCAATTCGCCCGCGTTCTCGCCCGATGGCAAGACGGTCTACTTCCTCAGCGGCAAGTCGGGCATCCAGCAGCTCTACGCGTTGCCGCTGGCCGGCGGCACGCCGCGCCAGCTGACGGCGTTCGCGCTGGACATCGCCAGCTACAAGCTGTCGCCGGACGGCACGCGCGTGCTGTTCAGCGCCGACACCTTCGCCGACTGCAAGGCGGACTTCGCCTGCACGCAGAAGAAGCTCGACGCCACTGCGGCGAAGAAGAGCACCGGCGTGGTCTACGACGGCCTGTTCGTCCGCCATTGGGATACCTGGGCCGACGGCCGCCGCAGCCGCCTGTTCGTGGCGGCGCTGCCGGGTGCCAAGGCCAAGGCCGTGAGCACGGCCACGTCGTTGACGGACCGATTGGATGGCGACGCGCCGTCCAAGCCGTTCGGGGGCGCCGATGAGTACACCTGGTCGCCGGACGGCGCCTCGGTGGTGGCATCGGTGCGCGTCGCCGACAAGGGCGAGGCGTGGTCGACCAACTTCGACCTGTACAAGATCGCCGCCGACGGCGGCAGCGCGCCCGTCAACCTGACTGCCGCCAACCCTGCGTGGGACACCGGCCCGGTGTTCAGTGCGGACGGCAAGACGTTGTTCTACCGCGCGATGAAGCGCCCGGGTTTCGAAGCCGACCGCTACGGCCTGATGTCGATGGACCTGGACAACGGGAAAGTCCGCGAGATCGCACCGAACTGGGATCGCAGCGCCGACAGCATCGTGCTCTCGGAAGACGGTCAACGGATCTATACCACCGCGCAGGACATCGGCGAGCACCCCTTGTTCTCGGTGGATATCCAGAGCGGTCAGGCCCGCAAGATCGTCGGCGACGGTAGCGTTTCGGCGTTCGACATGGTCGGCAAGACGCTGGTGTTGTCGCGCAACACCTTGAAGTCCGGCGACGTGATCTACGCCACCAGCGATGACGTCGGCACCACGTTGCGCGCGATCACGCCCAGCGCCGATGAGGTCCTGAAGGACGTCTCGTTCGGCGACTTCGAACAGTTCAACTTCAAGGGCTGGAACAACGAGACCGTGCACGGTTACGTGGTCAAGCCGCACGACTACGTGGAAGGCAAGAAATACCCGGTGGCGTTCCTGATCCACGGCGGCCCGCAGGGCAGCTTCGGCAACGGTTGGAGCTATCGCTGGAACCCGCAGACCTACGCTGGCCAGGGCTACGCGGTGGTGATGATCGATTTCCACGGCTCGACCGGTTACGGCCAGGCCTTCACCGACGCGATCAGCCAGCACTGGGGCGACCGCCCGCTGGAAGACCTGCAGAAGGGGTGGGCGGCGGCGCAGAAGCAGTACGCCTTCCTCGACGGCAAGAACGCGTGCGCGCTGGGCGCCAGCTACGGCGGCTACATGATCAACTGGATCGCCGGCAACTGGAACGAGCCGTGGAAGTGCCTGGTCAACCACGACGGCGTGTTCGACATCCGCTCGATGGCCTACGTCACCGAGGAGCTGTGGTTCACCGAGTGGGAGAACGGCGGCACTCCTTACGACGTGCCGAAGAACATCGAGAAATTCAACCCGGTCAACCACATCGCCAAGTGGCGCGTGCCGATGTTGGTGGTGCAGGGCGAGAAAGACTACCGCGTGCCGGTGGATCAGGGCCTGTCCACGTTCACCGCGCTGCAGCGCAAGGGCATCGAATCCAAGCTGCTGTACTTCCCGGACGAGAACCACTGGGTGCTCAAGCCGCAGAACAGCATCCTGTGGCACGACACCGTCAATGCGTGGCTGAAGCAGCACATCGGCCGCTGA
- the rfbC gene encoding dTDP-4-dehydrorhamnose 3,5-epimerase has translation MKVIQTPLQGCVVVEPAVFDDERGFFFESWNADRYAHHGLHFTVVQSNVSASVRGVVRGLHYQWPNPQGKLVSVLEGEVYDVAVDIRRGSPTFGRWAAVMLSAENKRQFWIPEGFAHGFAVVSERAVFSYLCTAVYDRAADAGVRWDDPAIGIDWPVTDPQLSAKDAIAPLLADVVPERLPTYTP, from the coding sequence GTGAAGGTCATCCAGACGCCATTGCAGGGGTGCGTCGTCGTGGAGCCTGCCGTCTTCGACGACGAGCGGGGTTTCTTCTTCGAAAGCTGGAATGCCGATCGCTATGCCCATCATGGGCTCCATTTCACGGTTGTCCAGAGCAACGTGTCTGCCTCCGTGCGCGGCGTCGTGCGTGGCCTCCATTACCAGTGGCCGAATCCGCAAGGCAAGTTGGTCAGCGTGCTGGAGGGCGAGGTATACGACGTCGCCGTCGATATCCGCCGTGGATCGCCGACCTTCGGGCGGTGGGCTGCCGTCATGCTCAGCGCCGAGAACAAGCGACAGTTCTGGATTCCGGAGGGATTCGCGCATGGGTTCGCGGTCGTCTCCGAGCGCGCGGTGTTCAGCTACCTGTGCACGGCGGTCTACGACAGAGCGGCGGACGCAGGCGTACGCTGGGACGATCCGGCCATCGGCATCGACTGGCCCGTGACCGATCCGCAATTGTCGGCCAAGGACGCCATCGCGCCGCTGCTGGCGGACGTGGTGCCGGAGCGACTGCCGACGTACACGCCATGA
- a CDS encoding oligopeptide transporter, OPT family, protein MSSGTPQLTFRAVVLAIVLAVVLSAANAYLGLFAGLTVATAIPAAVVSMGVLRLLGGGTILENNIVQTGASAGSSIAAGVIFTIPALIILGYWQDFQYSWVLAIAGLGGLLGVLFSVPLRRSMIVEEPLPFPEGKAAAEVLKAGENPGPGLKILAFSAAIGAVLKVAAHSGMRLIPDTAAGAGFFGKYLGYMGTNLSPALLGVGYIVGLNIGIVVLSGSILSWHIAIPLYHMFFMGTDPALAQSVAGAGAEDVAGAIWSAKIRYLGVGAMLIGGVWTLFSLRKSLLSGVKSGIAAARAGSGGADVAETERDLPMKWMLVALVVFVLPLLLLYQAIVGVWHVSIPMAIIMIVAGFLFVSVSAYLAGLVGSSNNPVSGITIATILFASVVLLLLLGESGRMAVGSGGAPLGAVAAIMIGAVVCCAAAVGGDNLQDLKAGYLVGATPWKQQLMLGIGAFSCALIMAPVLNILSEAYGIGAPTAEHPNPLSAPQATLMASVAKGLFGGELPWGVIGIGAIIGAIIIAVDETLKAKGSSFRVPVLAAAIGIYLPLELMVPIFLGGLLAYLVEKRHGMVGTKDEEARDRIHRPGTLFAAGLITGEALMGIAVGIAIYVSKDRDVLVLPEAFQQGEIVGLVILAIVGWLLYRTGAKSKALGDAEPGPR, encoded by the coding sequence ATGAGCTCGGGGACCCCGCAACTTACCTTCCGCGCCGTGGTGCTGGCCATCGTGCTGGCCGTCGTGCTGTCGGCCGCCAACGCCTACCTGGGCCTGTTCGCCGGCCTGACCGTGGCCACCGCCATCCCGGCGGCCGTCGTTTCGATGGGCGTGCTGCGCCTGCTGGGCGGCGGCACGATCCTGGAGAACAACATCGTGCAGACCGGCGCCTCCGCCGGTTCGTCGATCGCGGCCGGTGTGATCTTCACGATTCCCGCGCTGATCATCCTGGGCTACTGGCAGGACTTCCAGTACTCCTGGGTGCTCGCAATCGCCGGCCTGGGCGGCCTGCTGGGCGTGCTGTTCTCGGTACCGCTGCGCCGCTCGATGATTGTCGAGGAGCCGCTACCGTTCCCCGAAGGCAAGGCCGCGGCCGAAGTGCTCAAGGCCGGTGAGAATCCGGGCCCTGGCCTGAAGATCCTGGCGTTCTCCGCCGCCATCGGCGCCGTGTTGAAGGTCGCCGCGCACAGCGGCATGCGCCTGATCCCCGACACCGCCGCGGGCGCAGGCTTCTTCGGCAAGTACCTCGGTTACATGGGCACCAACCTGTCGCCGGCATTGCTGGGCGTGGGCTACATCGTGGGCCTGAACATCGGCATCGTGGTGCTGTCGGGCAGCATCCTGTCCTGGCACATCGCCATCCCGCTGTACCACATGTTCTTCATGGGTACCGATCCTGCGCTGGCGCAGAGCGTTGCAGGCGCAGGTGCCGAAGATGTGGCCGGTGCCATCTGGTCGGCGAAGATCCGCTACCTGGGCGTGGGCGCGATGCTGATCGGCGGCGTGTGGACGTTGTTCTCGCTGCGCAAGTCGCTGCTGTCGGGCGTGAAGAGCGGCATCGCCGCCGCGCGCGCCGGTTCCGGTGGCGCCGATGTCGCCGAGACCGAGCGCGACCTGCCGATGAAGTGGATGCTGGTGGCGCTGGTGGTCTTCGTGCTGCCGCTGCTGCTGCTGTACCAAGCCATCGTCGGCGTGTGGCACGTCAGCATCCCGATGGCGATCATCATGATCGTGGCCGGCTTCCTGTTCGTGTCCGTATCGGCCTACCTGGCCGGCCTGGTCGGTTCGTCGAACAACCCGGTGTCGGGCATCACCATCGCTACCATCCTGTTCGCCTCCGTCGTGCTGCTGTTGCTGCTCGGCGAGAGCGGCCGCATGGCGGTCGGTTCCGGCGGGGCGCCGTTGGGCGCCGTGGCCGCGATCATGATCGGCGCGGTGGTGTGCTGCGCGGCGGCCGTGGGTGGCGACAACCTGCAGGACCTCAAGGCCGGTTACCTGGTCGGTGCGACCCCGTGGAAGCAGCAGCTGATGCTGGGCATCGGCGCATTCTCCTGCGCGCTGATCATGGCGCCGGTGCTGAACATCCTGTCCGAAGCCTACGGCATCGGTGCACCGACGGCCGAGCATCCGAATCCGCTTTCCGCCCCGCAGGCCACGCTGATGGCGTCGGTCGCCAAGGGCTTGTTCGGGGGCGAACTGCCGTGGGGCGTCATCGGCATCGGCGCGATCATCGGCGCGATCATCATCGCCGTCGACGAGACGCTGAAAGCCAAGGGAAGCAGCTTCCGCGTGCCGGTATTGGCTGCCGCGATCGGCATCTATCTGCCGCTGGAGCTGATGGTGCCGATCTTCCTCGGCGGCCTGCTCGCCTACCTGGTCGAGAAGCGCCACGGCATGGTCGGCACGAAGGACGAGGAGGCGCGCGACCGCATCCACCGTCCCGGCACCTTGTTCGCCGCGGGCCTGATCACTGGTGAAGCGCTGATGGGCATCGCGGTCGGCATCGCCATCTACGTGTCCAAGGATCGCGACGTGCTGGTGCTGCCGGAAGCCTTCCAGCAGGGCGAGATCGTCGGCCTGGTGATCCTGGCGATCGTGGGCTGGCTGCTCTACCGCACCGGCGCCAAGTCGAAGGCGCTGGGCGACGCCGAACCCGGCCCCCGTTAA
- the rfbA gene encoding glucose-1-phosphate thymidylyltransferase RfbA translates to MGTRKGIILAGGSGTRLYPLTRAISKQLLPVYDKPMIYYPLSVLMLAGIREVLVINTPHEQALFKAMLGDGSQWGMDIQYAVQPSPDGLAQAYLIGKEFVGGKPSCLVLGDNIFYGHGFTEMLRRANAREEGATVFGYWVNDPERYGVAEFDQGGRVIGIEEKPISPRSNYAVTGLYFYDGRASEYAAELKPSARGELEITDLNRRYLEQGALHLQPLGRGHAWLDTGTHQALLEASNFIETIEARQGLRVCCPEEIAFGNGWIDAAQVEKLAAPLIKSGYGQYLMSLVARGVVR, encoded by the coding sequence ATGGGAACGCGCAAGGGCATCATCCTCGCGGGCGGCTCGGGTACTCGCCTTTATCCGCTGACGCGGGCGATCAGCAAACAACTGCTGCCGGTCTACGACAAGCCGATGATCTATTACCCGCTTAGCGTGCTGATGCTGGCGGGGATACGTGAGGTGCTGGTCATCAACACGCCGCACGAGCAGGCGTTGTTCAAGGCGATGTTGGGCGATGGCTCCCAGTGGGGCATGGATATCCAGTACGCAGTGCAGCCGAGTCCGGATGGGTTGGCGCAGGCCTACCTGATCGGCAAGGAGTTTGTCGGTGGAAAGCCGAGCTGCCTGGTGCTGGGCGACAACATCTTCTACGGGCATGGATTCACCGAGATGCTCCGCCGGGCGAACGCGCGCGAAGAGGGCGCCACGGTTTTCGGGTACTGGGTCAATGATCCGGAACGCTACGGGGTGGCCGAGTTCGACCAGGGAGGGCGCGTGATCGGGATCGAGGAAAAACCGATCTCGCCGCGCTCCAACTACGCCGTCACTGGCTTGTACTTCTATGATGGCCGGGCCAGCGAGTACGCTGCCGAGCTGAAGCCCTCGGCGCGTGGCGAACTGGAGATCACCGATCTCAATCGCCGTTATCTTGAGCAGGGTGCATTGCACCTGCAGCCCCTTGGGCGTGGGCATGCATGGCTGGACACCGGCACGCACCAAGCGCTGCTGGAAGCATCCAACTTCATCGAGACGATCGAAGCGCGGCAAGGCTTGCGCGTGTGCTGTCCGGAAGAAATCGCGTTCGGAAACGGCTGGATCGACGCCGCCCAGGTCGAGAAGCTGGCGGCTCCGTTGATCAAGAGTGGTTATGGGCAGTACCTGATGTCGCTGGTCGCGCGCGGGGTCGTGCGGTGA
- the rfbD gene encoding dTDP-4-dehydrorhamnose reductase — translation MKVLILGGNGQVGHELRRSLAPMGEVVVTTRSGELPDGVRCEVADFDDLASLDDLVQRVAPSAIVNAAAYTAVDKAEDDADAAFRANAEAPGVLARASAARGIPFVHYSTDYVFDGQGARAYREDDPTAPLGVYGASKLAGEDAIRSAGGRHLILRTAWVYGKHGHNFMKTMLRLGADRDEVRVVADQVGTPTPAALIADVTAELLRKQDAPSGTFHLTPRGETSWHGFAEAIFEEAATRGLIARAPKVLPIATSDYSTRARRPGYSRLDIGKLEAVLGHPLPEWRVGLQRVFGD, via the coding sequence ATGAAGGTCCTGATACTGGGCGGCAACGGCCAAGTCGGGCATGAGTTGAGACGCAGCCTGGCGCCGATGGGCGAAGTCGTCGTGACCACGCGATCCGGTGAACTTCCCGATGGCGTGCGTTGTGAAGTGGCCGATTTCGACGATCTCGCGTCCCTGGACGATCTGGTCCAGCGCGTGGCGCCGAGCGCGATCGTCAATGCGGCCGCCTACACCGCCGTCGACAAGGCCGAGGATGACGCCGACGCGGCCTTTCGCGCCAATGCCGAAGCGCCGGGCGTACTGGCACGGGCCAGCGCCGCGCGGGGCATTCCATTCGTGCATTACTCGACCGACTACGTCTTCGATGGCCAGGGCGCGCGCGCCTATCGCGAGGACGACCCGACCGCGCCCCTGGGCGTCTACGGCGCCAGCAAGCTGGCTGGCGAAGATGCGATCCGGTCGGCCGGCGGTCGCCATCTGATCCTGCGCACCGCGTGGGTGTATGGCAAACACGGCCATAACTTCATGAAGACGATGCTGCGGCTCGGCGCGGATCGCGACGAGGTGCGCGTTGTCGCGGACCAGGTGGGTACGCCTACGCCGGCGGCACTGATCGCGGACGTGACGGCGGAACTGCTTCGCAAGCAGGACGCTCCGTCGGGGACATTCCACCTGACGCCTCGTGGCGAAACGAGCTGGCATGGATTCGCAGAAGCCATCTTCGAGGAAGCTGCGACACGCGGGCTAATCGCGCGCGCGCCCAAAGTGCTCCCTATCGCCACATCCGACTACTCCACGCGTGCCCGTCGTCCTGGCTACTCCCGTCTCGACATCGGCAAGCTGGAAGCCGTGCTTGGACATCCGCTGCCCGAGTGGCGCGTCGGCTTGCAGCGGGTGTTCGGCGACTGA
- a CDS encoding polyprenyl synthetase family protein, with the protein MAVVESPRPALGLADIQSLARADMGAVDALIRARLASDVVLINQIADHIISAGGKRLRPMLVVLAGLACGPSTPDHHQLAAIVEFIHTSTLLHDDVVDESDLRRGRSTANALWGNAPSVLVGDFLYSRSFQLMVELDRMDVMRLLADTTNRIAEGEVLQLLHVHNPDTDEAAYLRVIERKTAVLFAAGTQLGALASGADAATQRRLYDYGMALGYAFQIADDVLDYTADAEALGKNLGDDLAEGKATLPLIHAIRHSDAATANRLRAIVQAGEADAMPEVLAAIRATGGLDYSRERAHHYATLAEQVLDDLPASDALAALRGLARYAVERGH; encoded by the coding sequence ATGGCCGTCGTCGAATCCCCCCGCCCCGCGCTCGGCCTGGCCGACATCCAGTCGCTCGCCCGCGCCGACATGGGAGCGGTCGACGCCCTGATCCGGGCCCGCCTGGCGTCCGATGTCGTCCTGATCAACCAGATCGCCGACCACATCATTTCGGCGGGCGGCAAGCGTTTGCGGCCCATGTTGGTGGTCCTGGCCGGGCTGGCCTGCGGTCCCAGCACGCCGGATCACCACCAGTTGGCGGCCATCGTCGAGTTCATCCACACCTCCACCTTGCTGCACGACGACGTGGTGGACGAATCCGACCTGCGTCGCGGCCGCAGCACGGCGAACGCCCTGTGGGGCAACGCGCCGAGCGTGCTGGTCGGCGATTTCCTGTACTCGCGCAGTTTCCAGCTGATGGTGGAACTGGACCGCATGGACGTGATGCGCCTGCTGGCCGACACGACCAACCGGATCGCCGAAGGCGAAGTGCTGCAGCTCCTGCACGTCCACAACCCTGACACCGACGAAGCCGCCTACCTGCGCGTGATCGAGCGCAAGACGGCCGTCCTGTTCGCGGCGGGCACGCAGCTCGGCGCACTGGCGTCCGGCGCCGACGCCGCCACGCAACGCCGCCTCTACGACTACGGCATGGCCCTGGGCTATGCCTTCCAGATCGCCGACGATGTGCTCGACTACACCGCCGATGCGGAGGCGCTGGGCAAGAACCTGGGCGATGACCTGGCCGAGGGCAAGGCGACCCTGCCGCTGATCCATGCCATCCGCCACTCGGATGCCGCCACGGCAAACCGTTTGCGCGCGATCGTGCAGGCCGGCGAAGCGGATGCGATGCCCGAGGTGCTGGCGGCGATCCGTGCGACCGGCGGGCTGGACTACAGCCGCGAGCGCGCGCACCACTACGCGACACTGGCCGAGCAGGTGCTCGACGACCTGCCGGCCTCCGATGCGCTGGCCGCACTCCGCGGCCTCGCACGCTACGCGGTCGAACGCGGGCACTGA